The stretch of DNA aaaataaatgaaaatgataactttacaatttgcaCCAATTGTATGAACCTTGTTTTGCGTAAAAAAGGACTGCCATAAAGAGGCAATTAGTTATAGTTCAAACTTCAATTTGTAGACTATAAAAGGTTAAGGTCGAAAGCCAAAACCAGCAAAGGAGTACCGAGAGCAATTATTTTGATGCTTAAGCTAGAGTTTCCCACTTCTACTATTTTTTCGTCCTTGTTTCGAGAAAGCAAATGTAACAACTTGTCAACCAATGAATCGAAGTCGAGGTACTTCTAGCTAGCAAGGATGGATCATTCTGACCGAGAAGGAATCTCTTCCGGACAACCAAGTTATAATGAGACTAAAAAACGATCCTTTCTTGCCGTGTGGAACATGGATTAGATAGAAGTGTTGTATGAGGACCTTGAGATCaaatagaatatttttctttccattcctCATGAGCCACCTTATTTCTCCAAACCAAGAGATCAAAGtgattttcctccattttcccaACAAGTCAACGGGGTTTACACCATGGGGATACATCAGAAAGTTCTAATCTTTAGCAACACTCAATGAATGCATACAGTGTCAACACGAAGGCTGCATGAGccaatgagatgagttgagggtGGTGGAGTGGGGTGTAAATGTGAAGATATTGGTACGATGTGTCTAGGCCTTGGAGGCACGTGGAACACACGCGACTTCGTCAAAGTGTGAGCCCCACACTAATGCGATGACTGACAGTTATGGTGTCTTCTTAAAAATAAGTTCAATGGAGTGGTTCCTGTGAACTATGGGTAGCCCAGAGGTCGAAGGTATGCACAGTGGAGCACATATAAAAGTGGTCCACCAAATATAAGCAGTAAACTAGCATAACACTTGCATCGAAAAGTAACCGTCAATGATGATATATAAGAACCAAGAGGCTAAAACATTAGTTtaaacacaaaagaaaatgcatattGCGTGTATTTTGAGCGAGGAATTAGAACCAAAGAAAGGGGCATGAATAGCAAGCCATACCAAACAGCAAAAGACTAAGGCAGATCCTTCAAGAAAGCGCACTCACATCCCCACCTGCCTATATTTACGACTATTGCATCTGGCCAGATCCATAACGGGGCAACATTGATGACTGTGGTATGCCACTCTGGATCGATGACTGCATCATTCCTGGGGAAACTTGAAACGGCATTGTCCCAGGTGGCATGTAAGGATTATTATGCATCTGCATTGGCATGGACTGCGGCATTGGTGGAACACCAGTGCCCCACCCAGCTGAAGACTGAGGCATCACAGGGTGCTCTGGAGTGGGAGTGAATGGAGTCCTGTTGTACTGAACAGTAGGACCCATTACCGAAACTGACTGGTTCCCAAGAACCAAGGGCTGGGGGTTCACTACAGGGTTGTTTGGGATTGTATAGTCTCTGCTCCGATCATTATTGACCTGTAATCAACACACCAAACACCAAATGTGACGTTTATTCATTTCAAGTTTAAATCAATGAAACGTGATAAGGAACATCCCATGATTGTTCATAACATCCCTCCCTTCCTCCCCGGCTCAGTAAACCAAAGACATCAAGGTCCAAAACATGCATCACGGTTGCAAGTATACTATaatcaacaaaatataaaattaagtgATGTACTGGGGTTGTAGAGCTAATTTTCCAATCCTGCGGCAAGTCAATAATCTTTCCCCTTCACACACCATccccaaacaaaagaaaaagggaaagaaagaagaaaaaggcaaaaagaTAAGTATTACTTCTGCTGAAAGCCCAGGGACGCAGGGCAGTAGGGCAACAACATAAAGTTATCAACAGAACAGCAGtaaattcatataataaaatataaaaaatcccTGCCTTCTCCTTACCAAGGATTGCGTTTCTTTCCATAAAAAGAACCAAATGGTGCATCTCATTTTTGAAGATCAAtgtataattttgtataattttgcACATATCACAAAGTATCAGAAGTAGTACCCAGAAACCACCTTACCCTTTCTCCAAATTAATGTAAATGACTACCATAAAACATAAGACAAGATTCTTCTCAAAGGATATAGTCTGATTACCTTAATGCTGAGATCAGTATGGCGTGAATATGAGATGTGAAGCTTGCAAAATCCTCCATCATAGATGCAGTGTCCTTCCAAAGCTTCCTTGGCAACAACGGCAGTTTGAACATCTGTAAGTATGGCACCATCAGTACCAGTTACATATCCTTGTTACTATATATGGAAGGCTGCAATCTTTTCTTACTAAGGATGTAGACAATACCCATAAAGCAATAATGAGAACATGAGAGTGCTACAGTAGACAGACATACAAACATATCTAAAACGCACATGTATATGAAACGAACAATAAACTCAAAAGGCATAGGTGTTGGGTAGATTAACATGATATTTATCTTCCACAAGGCAATCATCCTGTCATTCTTTGAAGTTGATTTGCTTACATAAATAAGGCATTTTCGTAACAGCATAACTTGTTGCCTGTTGGAAGTTTTCTTCAATGTAAATGAACAGACGCGAGAAATTAGGGTAAGCATACACACCACAAACACACAACCACAATCCAATAGCCACTTGATTAGACAATTAGAAACAGATTTTCAAGCAACCATGCCGcagaaaataaatattggcaTTCACTTTGGGCAATTATACAAGTCCATAGGCTAGCAGGTAAGCACTTAGCCGACAGAGCacatctttaacttttttataggtaaaataaaattttattgaatcaagtaggttaagcccaagtacacagaaaatatatacaatgaGTACACTTAgtctggtttggtttcacaaacctttgaaactatcttatctcatcttatctcatctcaatatccaaacaccattcaaacacaaacatttttcaatttcaaattttcaaattttttatctaatcattacaaattttccaaatttccaaataaaacacaaaaaacaattcaactttttcaaattctaaaattaaaataatattaaaaaattatattctaacctaaactttataatttttttattcaactttttctctctcctctcccaaaatccataaaaatcttaacttaaatcatttcactactattaacaaattatctcactactattcatagatttctcatcttatgtaaccaaacgaggcctagttGCAAGTTAGGAGCTACATATGGatacaagaaaatgatgaaCACTAGCTGACAAAGCACATCTTCATATTAtcctttttaaattatttcaaaatttttctctcCCGCTTTGTAAGTACAGCAtttcaaccaaagaaaaaaatcagGTTTAAAGCCTACCAGGGTATTGAATCAATGCCTGTACGCCCCCATTCTTATCAAACATGGCAATCTTTTGGACCGGCCCAAAAGCAGAAAACACCTAGCCATGAAAGCAAGCATGCGAAATATCAGAATTGGGTATGACTGATTtgcaccaaaacaaaaaaatagaaaaaagtgtACGACTTACCCAAAGGAAAGTGTATGAATAAAATGTAATGAAAAAGAAGTGTCGAACATgacttcaaataaataaaacgagAAGTAACAATAGCAAAGTCagccataaattttttttttttttgataattcaaTTATATTAGAAGAGCAGTGGGGCGCAACCCAAGTAAATAGGGTGAAATGTGAATACAAGAGAGCCAatttaacaattgctatgtatTATGATAGGTACCATATGTAAAGCATCCAAGGTGACGGCATACTGCATGTTTTCAATAGACGCAAGAAGCACATTACTCTCTGGTTCTAGTTTTTTCCCATCCAAACCCACAGTTAACTGCAATGACAAGGGAAAAAATCCATTTAATCAAACCACAAGAAATATCTAACAGTTTAAAGATCTCTCATAAacaaaaattgaagtttattaAGTATGACATGCATGACAATGTTTTGCAGTAGTGACCTAatgataccaaaaaaaaaatcatcagaTTGTGTATGATTGTGTGTGTGATAGCCTCTACCAGTAGAGCCCTCTTATCTCAAAATCAGTAATCAATAGCCTATGCAACACCTTTGATGCCCACAACTAAGAATGCCAAATAGATTATTTGAGTGCCACCACCTAGATGTCTGCATAGTTACAGGAAGTGTCAATTCCCATAGCCTTACCTGACCACTTCCATCTATCGCTGAAGGAGCAACAGGAAGGTAAGGATTAGTATAGTCCCTGAATCAACAGAAAAAGGGATAAGAAACTTGCGTGCATGACTTGTCTACAATCAATAAGGGAAAGATACATCTTAAGTACAAAACAAGTAGAAATACAGAAATATAGGATACTGTCTTTTTGGATAAGTCATATTAACTTTAATTCAAATCGCAAAGGGATGCAACCCAAATACAGAACAAGTATAGGAAACACCAAACCATagggatgaagaaaaagaacacaatTCCATGAAATCTATAAAGCTGTTGGCCCGGAAACTACTTTccagaaaattgaaaaacaaaattgaaaataattgatGCTCAGATGAAGGAAAGAATTACCTGCTCCGATGGCTCTGGAATTTCACACTCAAATCTGTGTGTGCAGAATACGTGATCCTAAGGTTGCAGGGTCCAACATGCTCAGGAAGAAGATACCTGAAGCCAGGGTCGAAAAATATCAGTACATCACAATGAAGGAACAGCTAACAGAAAATGTATATAAAGTGCATAGCTTGTCCATGGAGCACATGAAAATGCCAGGATCAAGGACCTGTTGGCACAACACAGCATACCAATATTTTCCGTgtattcaattataaaatatatagaaacaGGTAGAGCAAGAGATGTTTAAAAGTCCAATTGGAGTCTGACAGATCAGTTATAGCACAACTGGTGTCCAACGTCCAATGGGCTACTTGACTCAATGCATGAACCACATAACCAGCCATATGTTTCATGGAAATTGGACTAAATACCATGTCAAACAAACAATACAACTGTCACCTAGGAATGCTTCTTCCATCCAAGGCATTCTTTGCAGAAGAGGCAGTTTCTGTATCTGAAAATTGTACCAACGcctggaaagaaaaaggaatataTTCAAAATGAGCATGTATTCAAATGCTGGGAGAACAAAGTGAAGGAAATAGAAAGTTTAAGAAACCTGGAATCCAGCTGTCTTCTCAAAGGTAGTAATCTTATGCACAAACCCAAAAGCTGAAAAAACCTGCATCACCaaatttttttgattggtaaaaagagcagaaaaaaaaaaaaaaaatacctgcaCCACTAAATAACTTTCAGaaagataaacaaaaacaaaaatcctgTGAACTCAAGAAC from Juglans microcarpa x Juglans regia isolate MS1-56 chromosome 3S, Jm3101_v1.0, whole genome shotgun sequence encodes:
- the LOC121257826 gene encoding polypyrimidine tract-binding protein homolog 2-like isoform X1, which encodes MASVSSQPQFRYTQPPSKVLHLRNLPWECTEEELIELGKPFGKVVNTKCNVGANRNQAFIEFADLNQAIAMISYYASSSEPAQVRGKTVYLQYSNRQEIVNNKTTADVAGNVLLVTIEGADARLVSIDVLHLVFSAFGFVHKITTFEKTAGFQALVQFSDTETASSAKNALDGRSIPRYLLPEHVGPCNLRITYSAHTDLSVKFQSHRSRDYTNPYLPVAPSAIDGSGQLTVGLDGKKLEPESNVLLASIENMQYAVTLDALHMVFSAFGPVQKIAMFDKNGGVQALIQYPDVQTAVVAKEALEGHCIYDGGFCKLHISYSRHTDLSIKVNNDRSRDYTIPNNPVVNPQPLVLGNQSVSVMGPTVQYNRTPFTPTPEHPVMPQSSAGWGTGVPPMPQSMPMQMHNNPYMPPGTMPFQVSPGMMQSSIQSGIPQSSMLPRYGSGQMQ
- the LOC121257826 gene encoding polypyrimidine tract-binding protein homolog 2-like isoform X2 yields the protein MISYYASSSEPAQVRGKTVYLQYSNRQEIVNNKTTADVAGNVLLVTIEGADARLVSIDVLHLVFSAFGFVHKITTFEKTAGFQALVQFSDTETASSAKNALDGRSIPRYLLPEHVGPCNLRITYSAHTDLSVKFQSHRSRDYTNPYLPVAPSAIDGSGQLTVGLDGKKLEPESNVLLASIENMQYAVTLDALHMVFSAFGPVQKIAMFDKNGGVQALIQYPDVQTAVVAKEALEGHCIYDGGFCKLHISYSRHTDLSIKVNNDRSRDYTIPNNPVVNPQPLVLGNQSVSVMGPTVQYNRTPFTPTPEHPVMPQSSAGWGTGVPPMPQSMPMQMHNNPYMPPGTMPFQVSPGMMQSSIQSGIPQSSMLPRYGSGQMQ